A portion of the Anoxybacillus gonensis genome contains these proteins:
- a CDS encoding sirohydrochlorin chelatase, with protein MKAVLFVGHGSRDEEGNEQVRQFVQTIRPQIDETFYVHTCFLEFGVPSVIDGIAHCVEQGAKDIVIIPIILLPAGHSKLHIPAAIDEAKQRYPYVSFTYGRPLGIHDATFTILQDRLKEAKVALDEHTAIILLGRGGSDPDANSDLYKIARLFWERNKQAIVEPAFMGVTNPSLDEAVVRCTKLGAKKIVVLPYFLFTGVLIKRLEKKVSEFQSMYPNMSFVLAHYFGFHPSLQTIVLDRLQEAIGDFVPMNCDTCQYRIHVAEHHHHHHHHEH; from the coding sequence ATGAAAGCTGTTTTGTTTGTTGGACACGGAAGTCGCGATGAAGAGGGGAACGAACAAGTTCGCCAGTTTGTACAAACGATCCGTCCGCAAATCGATGAAACGTTTTATGTGCATACATGTTTTTTAGAGTTTGGTGTTCCATCGGTTATTGACGGCATTGCTCATTGTGTGGAACAAGGGGCGAAAGATATCGTCATCATTCCAATTATTTTGCTACCGGCCGGTCATTCGAAATTACATATTCCGGCGGCCATTGACGAAGCGAAACAACGCTATCCGTACGTTTCTTTTACGTATGGACGACCGCTTGGCATTCACGATGCAACGTTTACTATTTTACAAGATCGTTTAAAAGAAGCAAAAGTTGCTTTAGATGAGCATACAGCGATCATTTTACTTGGGCGCGGTGGGAGCGATCCAGACGCCAATAGCGATTTGTATAAAATTGCTCGTTTATTTTGGGAGCGAAATAAACAAGCAATCGTTGAACCAGCGTTTATGGGCGTCACAAATCCGTCATTAGATGAGGCTGTTGTAAGATGTACGAAGCTCGGAGCAAAAAAAATCGTTGTTTTACCTTATTTTTTATTTACAGGCGTGCTTATTAAGCGATTAGAAAAGAAAGTTTCCGAGTTTCAAAGCATGTATCCGAACATGTCATTTGTTCTGGCGCATTATTTTGGCTTTCATCCGTCGCTACAAACGATTGTGCTCGATCGGTTACAAGAAGCTATCGGTGATTTCGTGCCAATGAATTGCGATACGTGTCAATATCGCATTCATGTCGCCGAACACCATCATCACCATCATCATCACGAACATTGA
- the cobK gene encoding precorrin-6A reductase, with amino-acid sequence MIMMLSGTSDARQLALAIRDAGHDVFATVVTEHAAEQMAHVGLRAHVGRLTAYEMVQLIQQHGVIAVVDASHPFAEEASRQAMKATEEANVPYIRYERKESVITYDRVTFVDSYEAAAQYAANKKGVVMLTTGSKTLPIFAHTLLPLPDVRLIARMLPRKDNMELCERLRFPQENIIAMQGPFTKQLDIALMQHFGVTLLVTKESGRVGFVDEKIAAAKQLGIETVVIRRPKLSYPVVYHEFSDVICALEEIKKKGEK; translated from the coding sequence ATGATTATGATGTTATCTGGAACGAGCGATGCCCGCCAATTGGCGTTAGCGATTCGCGACGCTGGGCACGATGTGTTTGCCACAGTAGTGACAGAGCATGCAGCAGAACAAATGGCACATGTCGGATTGCGCGCGCATGTCGGGCGTTTAACAGCGTATGAAATGGTTCAGCTTATCCAGCAACATGGAGTGATCGCCGTCGTTGATGCGAGCCATCCGTTTGCGGAAGAAGCGTCGCGCCAAGCGATGAAAGCAACAGAAGAAGCAAATGTTCCGTACATTCGTTATGAACGAAAAGAAAGCGTCATTACGTACGATCGCGTCACATTTGTTGACAGTTATGAAGCCGCAGCACAGTATGCAGCAAATAAAAAAGGGGTGGTGATGCTGACGACGGGCAGTAAAACGTTGCCGATTTTTGCACATACGTTGCTCCCGCTTCCTGATGTTCGTTTAATTGCCCGAATGTTGCCGCGAAAAGACAATATGGAATTGTGTGAACGATTGCGCTTTCCACAAGAAAACATTATCGCGATGCAAGGTCCATTTACGAAACAATTAGATATCGCTTTGATGCAACATTTCGGTGTGACGCTTCTTGTGACGAAAGAAAGTGGACGAGTGGGATTTGTCGATGAAAAAATTGCAGCAGCGAAACAACTTGGCATCGAAACGGTCGTCATCCGACGTCCGAAACTTTCTTATCCCGTCGTTTACCATGAATTTTCTGACGTCATTTGCGCGTTAGAAGAAATAAAAAAGAAAGGAGAAAAATAA
- a CDS encoding precorrin-8X methylmutase produces the protein MDFRTTFRPITVQPEQIEQKSFQIIDEEIGEHSFTSEQYAVVQRIIHASADFELGKSLLFHPRAIEAGVSAIRAGKKVVADVQMVQVGINKARLEKYGGSVHVYISDNDVMKEAKRLNTTRAIVAMRKAVKEADGGIFAIGNAPTALLELIRLVKEGEARPGLIIGLPVGFVSAAESKEELAKLDVPFITNVGRKGGSTVTVAALNALSILAERE, from the coding sequence ATGGACTTTCGAACAACGTTTCGTCCGATAACGGTGCAACCAGAACAAATTGAACAAAAAAGCTTTCAAATCATTGATGAAGAAATCGGAGAACACTCGTTTACAAGCGAACAATATGCGGTTGTTCAGCGCATTATTCATGCGAGCGCTGATTTTGAATTAGGGAAAAGTTTATTGTTTCATCCACGTGCGATTGAAGCAGGTGTTTCTGCGATTCGCGCAGGAAAAAAAGTCGTCGCTGATGTACAAATGGTGCAAGTTGGAATTAATAAAGCGCGTCTTGAAAAATATGGTGGGAGTGTGCACGTGTATATTTCTGATAATGATGTCATGAAAGAAGCGAAGCGATTGAACACGACGCGGGCGATTGTTGCGATGCGCAAAGCTGTGAAGGAGGCGGATGGAGGGATATTTGCGATCGGGAATGCGCCGACAGCACTTCTTGAGCTGATTCGCCTTGTGAAAGAAGGTGAAGCGCGCCCAGGGCTTATTATCGGTTTACCGGTCGGCTTTGTTTCGGCAGCGGAATCGAAAGAGGAATTAGCGAAACTTGACGTGCCGTTTATTACGAACGTTGGAAGAAAAGGGGGGAGCACGGTTACGGTTGCCGCTTTAAATGCCTTGTCTATTTTAGCGGAGCGAGAATAA
- a CDS encoding cobalt-precorrin-5B (C(1))-methyltransferase has protein sequence MEKEKLREGYTTGACATAATKAALCALITGRKQTEATIMLPIGREVTFPIVSCEIEKDRASATVVKDGGDDPDVTHGASIVATVCWTEEGIHIDGGEGVGRATKPGLPVPVGEAAINPVPRQMMTDVVRHLLTEHRLTRGVRIIISVPNGEEIAKKTLNARLGIVGGISILGTRGIVVPFSTSAYRASIVRALEVAVACGCDHVVVTTGGRSETYAMKQYPHLKEEAFIEMGDFVGFTLKQCKRLRIQTVSLVGMMGKFSKVAQGIMMVHSKSAPVDFQFLAEVAKQAGAPKPLIEAVKQANTASQVGDMMYEAGYLSFFDLLCDYCCQHALREVNGGMVIETTLYTLKGQRLGRAVRNDGANEINRNWS, from the coding sequence ATGGAGAAAGAAAAATTGCGCGAAGGATATACAACTGGTGCATGTGCAACGGCTGCGACAAAAGCGGCGTTATGTGCGCTCATTACTGGGAGGAAACAAACAGAAGCGACAATTATGTTGCCGATTGGACGGGAAGTCACTTTCCCGATCGTTTCTTGTGAAATTGAGAAAGATCGGGCGAGCGCGACCGTGGTGAAAGATGGAGGAGACGACCCTGATGTGACGCACGGTGCTTCCATTGTTGCGACGGTTTGCTGGACGGAAGAAGGGATTCATATTGATGGAGGAGAAGGCGTCGGAAGAGCAACGAAACCGGGATTGCCTGTTCCAGTTGGCGAAGCGGCGATTAATCCCGTACCGCGTCAAATGATGACCGACGTCGTCCGTCATTTACTGACCGAGCATCGTTTAACACGTGGGGTACGCATTATCATTTCCGTTCCAAATGGAGAGGAAATAGCGAAAAAAACGTTAAACGCTCGGCTTGGCATCGTTGGTGGCATTTCTATTTTAGGAACTCGCGGTATCGTCGTTCCGTTTTCCACGTCTGCGTACCGAGCAAGTATTGTACGCGCGCTCGAAGTGGCAGTTGCTTGTGGCTGTGATCACGTTGTTGTCACGACAGGTGGAAGAAGCGAAACGTATGCGATGAAACAATATCCTCATTTGAAAGAAGAAGCATTTATTGAAATGGGTGATTTTGTTGGATTTACGTTGAAACAATGTAAAAGGCTGCGGATTCAAACGGTGTCGCTCGTTGGGATGATGGGGAAATTTTCAAAAGTCGCCCAAGGCATCATGATGGTTCATTCTAAAAGTGCGCCTGTTGACTTTCAGTTTTTAGCAGAGGTCGCGAAGCAAGCGGGTGCTCCGAAGCCCCTCATTGAAGCGGTGAAACAAGCGAATACTGCGTCACAAGTTGGAGATATGATGTACGAAGCAGGATATTTATCGTTTTTCGATTTGTTATGTGATTATTGTTGTCAACATGCGTTGCGTGAAGTGAACGGCGGAATGGTCATTGAAACGACGCTTTATACGTTAAAAGGACAACGGTTAGGAAGGGCGGTACGAAACGATGGAGCGAATGAAATTAATCGGAATTGGAGCTGA
- a CDS encoding bifunctional cobalt-precorrin-7 (C(5))-methyltransferase/cobalt-precorrin-6B (C(15))-methyltransferase — protein MERMKLIGIGADGRDSLPSLYERWIHESERLVGGERQLSFFPHYKGEKIVIRSNLSSLFETLVNEPKKTVILASGDPLFYGIGSYLAKKVPIEVYPSVSSLQWAFAKMGESWHDAYVVSLHGRSIKGLAQRIDGKEKVAILTDETNDPRAIASYLLEYGMTEYEAFVGENLGGENERCRFMTLEEMKDGMFASLNIVVLRRVHQGPSWTFGIEDEEFFQRKPEKGLITKKEVRILSLQALCLHEKSVVWDIGTCTGSVAIEAAKMAREGAVFAIEKNAHDIEICQKNMKKFRADFTLVHGRAPEQLEQFPDPDAVFIGGTAGSLRDIVAVCCTRLKQGGRIVVNAVTIETLYEAMEAFRQYGYHADILLAQFSRSKPILQLTRFDALNPIYIISARKDEKNDR, from the coding sequence ATGGAGCGAATGAAATTAATCGGAATTGGAGCTGATGGGAGAGATTCTCTTCCTTCGTTGTATGAACGATGGATTCATGAAAGCGAGCGGCTTGTTGGCGGGGAAAGGCAACTATCTTTTTTTCCGCACTACAAAGGGGAAAAAATCGTTATTCGAAGCAACTTATCATCGCTTTTCGAAACGCTTGTAAACGAGCCGAAAAAAACGGTCATTTTAGCATCCGGTGATCCGTTATTTTACGGAATCGGTAGTTATTTAGCGAAAAAAGTTCCGATTGAAGTATATCCCTCTGTCAGTTCTCTCCAATGGGCGTTTGCGAAAATGGGAGAAAGCTGGCACGATGCATATGTCGTTAGTTTGCACGGACGTTCGATAAAAGGGCTTGCTCAGCGTATAGATGGAAAAGAAAAAGTAGCCATTTTAACAGATGAAACGAACGATCCGCGTGCGATTGCTTCATATCTTTTAGAATATGGGATGACAGAATATGAGGCGTTTGTTGGGGAGAACCTTGGGGGAGAAAACGAACGCTGTCGATTCATGACGTTAGAAGAGATGAAAGATGGCATGTTCGCTTCCTTAAATATTGTTGTTTTACGACGTGTCCATCAAGGGCCGAGTTGGACGTTTGGTATAGAGGATGAAGAGTTTTTTCAGCGGAAACCAGAAAAAGGGCTCATTACGAAAAAAGAAGTACGCATCTTAAGCTTGCAAGCGCTTTGCCTTCATGAAAAAAGCGTCGTATGGGATATCGGTACGTGTACAGGATCGGTAGCGATTGAAGCGGCAAAAATGGCTCGTGAAGGAGCCGTATTTGCGATTGAGAAAAACGCTCATGACATAGAAATATGTCAGAAAAATATGAAAAAGTTTCGTGCGGATTTTACACTTGTTCACGGTCGAGCGCCAGAACAATTAGAGCAGTTTCCTGATCCGGATGCCGTCTTTATTGGAGGGACGGCAGGAAGTTTACGGGATATTGTTGCGGTTTGTTGTACGCGTTTAAAACAAGGGGGGCGCATCGTCGTGAATGCGGTGACGATTGAAACGTTATATGAAGCGATGGAAGCGTTTCGTCAATATGGGTATCATGCCGATATTTTGCTTGCCCAATTTTCACGAAGCAAACCGATTTTACAGTTAACGCGTTTTGATGCGTTAAATCCAATTTATATCATTTCAGCACGAAAGGATGAAAAAAATGATCGGTAA
- the cobI gene encoding precorrin-2 C(20)-methyltransferase, whose translation MIGKLYGIGVGPGDPELLTVKAFRRLKEADVIAYPKKTNGSKSYAQQIVEAYFSPSEKHMLGLVFPMTKDENVLREKWDETVDAVWKHLCEGKHVAFVTEGDPLLYSTCIHFMRTMQMKYSDVSIEIVPGVSSINGAAARLQLPLADGDETIAIVPARDDYDAVKKAIEAHDCVIFLKVAKVMPLLLSILKEMNLTKKAAVVTKVTSHEEVRWDIEQLEHVSLPYLTLMVVRK comes from the coding sequence ATGATCGGTAAGTTATATGGTATAGGCGTTGGTCCAGGCGACCCTGAACTGTTGACTGTAAAAGCGTTTCGGCGTTTAAAAGAAGCAGATGTCATCGCCTATCCGAAAAAGACAAACGGCAGTAAAAGTTACGCGCAACAAATTGTAGAGGCATATTTTTCTCCGTCCGAAAAGCATATGCTTGGCCTCGTTTTTCCGATGACAAAAGATGAAAACGTACTGCGTGAAAAGTGGGATGAAACGGTAGATGCTGTATGGAAACATTTGTGTGAAGGAAAACATGTTGCATTCGTGACGGAAGGAGATCCGCTTTTATATAGCACGTGTATTCATTTTATGCGCACGATGCAAATGAAATATTCGGATGTATCGATCGAAATCGTTCCTGGTGTTTCTTCTATCAATGGAGCGGCAGCACGGTTGCAACTGCCGCTAGCTGATGGGGATGAGACGATTGCGATCGTTCCTGCACGCGATGATTATGATGCGGTGAAAAAAGCGATCGAAGCACACGATTGTGTCATTTTTTTAAAAGTCGCGAAAGTGATGCCCCTTCTTTTATCGATTTTAAAAGAGATGAACTTAACAAAAAAAGCGGCAGTTGTGACGAAAGTGACGTCACATGAAGAAGTGCGATGGGACATCGAGCAATTAGAACATGTGTCGTTACCATATTTAACGTTGATGGTGGTGAGAAAATGA
- the cobM gene encoding precorrin-4 C(11)-methyltransferase: protein MKIYIVGAGPGASDLITVRGMKLLQRADAIFYTDSLVNEELLTYAKTEARIFRTSSMHLQQIVSLMREEVQKGHVVVRLHTGDPSIYGATMEQIALLKKEGIDVEIVPGVSSAFAAAAAAQVELTVPNLTQTVIFTRAEGRTPVPEKEQLASLAKHHCTIALFLSATLTKKITAALLEAGWSDQTPVVVVYKATWPDEKIVRTTVGMLHDDMQRHGIRQHALILAGWALSNELDESYRSKLYDETFTHGYRKGGK, encoded by the coding sequence ATGAAAATATACATTGTTGGGGCTGGTCCGGGAGCGAGCGATTTAATTACCGTCAGAGGAATGAAGTTGTTGCAGCGAGCGGATGCGATTTTTTATACTGATTCACTCGTCAATGAAGAGCTACTTACATATGCGAAAACAGAAGCGCGTATTTTTCGTACGTCTAGTATGCATTTGCAACAAATTGTTTCACTCATGCGTGAAGAAGTGCAAAAAGGACACGTTGTCGTACGACTTCATACAGGCGATCCGTCGATTTATGGAGCGACGATGGAGCAAATCGCTCTTTTGAAAAAAGAAGGAATCGACGTGGAAATTGTACCAGGAGTCAGTTCAGCATTTGCTGCTGCCGCTGCGGCACAAGTGGAGTTGACGGTGCCGAACTTAACGCAAACGGTTATTTTTACGCGTGCGGAAGGAAGAACGCCTGTACCAGAAAAAGAACAGCTTGCCTCTCTTGCGAAACATCATTGTACGATTGCCCTGTTTTTAAGTGCCACGTTAACGAAAAAAATAACGGCTGCTCTTCTTGAAGCGGGATGGAGCGATCAAACGCCTGTCGTTGTTGTATATAAGGCGACGTGGCCGGACGAAAAAATTGTACGCACAACGGTTGGCATGCTTCATGACGATATGCAACGTCACGGCATTCGCCAACATGCTCTTATTTTAGCAGGTTGGGCCCTTTCGAATGAGCTAGATGAATCGTATCGCTCGAAATTGTATGACGAAACATTTACGCACGGCTATCGCAAGGGAGGAAAGTAA
- a CDS encoding cobalt-precorrin 5A hydrolase produces MYAVVAITKHGVHIARKLHDRLPHAHIYYADKFAQGDEHEKGIYLFSGNVRLLLPQLFSTYRGLILIISLGAVVRMIAPLLKDKKTDPAVVVIDDKAEHVISVLSGHLGGANELTKKVANLLGARPVITTASDVQQTIAVDLFGRSFGWEWENENHLTPVSAAVVNEQHVAIVQESGERNWWTYDTPIPSNIRQYASIAEALEAKPDAALIVTHRLLEKEEEAILQNGVLYRPKVIVIGIGCNRGTSAEEIEHVIDETLQQLRFSMKSVKALCTIDLKKDEEGLLAVANKYKWPLIFYTPEQLNAVPIDEPSETVFRYTGAYGVSEPAAKRYSGQNKLVLTKKKSGNVTISVALWEGKE; encoded by the coding sequence ATGTATGCTGTTGTCGCGATTACGAAACACGGGGTACATATTGCGAGAAAGCTACACGATCGACTCCCGCATGCGCACATTTATTATGCCGATAAATTTGCGCAAGGGGACGAACACGAGAAAGGCATTTATTTATTTTCAGGAAATGTCCGGTTGTTGTTGCCGCAATTGTTTTCAACATATCGCGGGCTCATTCTCATCATTTCGCTCGGTGCCGTCGTACGCATGATTGCTCCGTTGCTAAAAGATAAAAAAACAGATCCTGCGGTTGTTGTCATTGATGATAAAGCAGAACATGTCATTAGTGTATTATCTGGCCATTTAGGAGGAGCCAATGAGCTGACAAAAAAAGTGGCGAATTTACTTGGCGCCCGTCCGGTCATCACGACAGCATCCGATGTGCAGCAAACGATTGCGGTTGACTTATTCGGTCGCTCATTCGGATGGGAATGGGAAAACGAAAACCATTTGACGCCTGTGAGCGCCGCGGTTGTGAATGAGCAACATGTTGCGATTGTACAAGAATCAGGCGAGCGCAACTGGTGGACGTATGATACGCCGATTCCATCAAACATTCGGCAATATGCTTCGATTGCTGAGGCGCTTGAAGCGAAGCCGGATGCGGCGCTGATCGTCACACATCGCTTGCTTGAAAAAGAGGAAGAAGCGATTTTACAAAATGGTGTGTTATATCGTCCAAAAGTCATTGTCATCGGTATTGGCTGTAATCGTGGGACGAGCGCAGAAGAAATTGAACATGTCATTGATGAAACGTTACAACAGCTTCGTTTTTCCATGAAAAGTGTCAAAGCATTATGCACAATCGATTTAAAAAAAGATGAAGAAGGGTTGCTAGCTGTCGCAAATAAGTATAAATGGCCGCTTATTTTTTACACGCCTGAGCAGTTAAACGCTGTTCCGATTGATGAGCCTTCGGAAACGGTATTTCGCTACACGGGAGCATATGGGGTAAGCGAACCTGCAGCGAAACGATATAGCGGACAAAATAAGCTTGTGTTAACGAAAAAAAAGAGCGGGAATGTAACGATTTCCGTTGCGCTATGGGAGGGAAAAGAGTGA